aggaaaatataaaataaaaccaaaataaaaaacGGTCTGGGAGGTGAGCACACTAGAATTAGGTTGTCTGCCGATACAAAATTAGTTTTCTGTGAAATTTGAAGTTCCTTTTCAGGTACAGGGTGTTATGAAATTTGAAGATTTGTAACAAATCATGTTTATGGTATAATAATATTGGAGGTTCCTTCTCGAACTTCGTTTTTAGAGGACTCCGCCGTATGCACTtaaaggactcgcacaactaaataatttactaatGTTATTAATAGTGACCCCATCCCTTTATTTGCTCGTTTCAAGTTCaaatgatatgaaatttatatcaaattaaagtttgaagtttatctgataaatgatgttattgtataagTTTATTGGCCtataagagcacacgggtactcgaaagacagtaaccctgacattaacagtacactgcGGAACCCCCACCTGAGGAATTCCTGCCTTTTTACACCTCAAATCCTACATCATTCTATTTTCggtaggagtgtatatttttgattttccaaaacCTCAaaaccctactctttattctcctATATAGAAAGTAActatttcatatgttatttactcaggaaacagctacaaacctaagaaacacattttcctcagggacttggttcaggtgaaacacaaTTTGTGAGCttatttagttgtgcgagtccttaAAGGAGGATGTACCTAGCTAATGCGCTATATGCCCGTTTTATGGATGCTGCAATTCACAGAAAGTGTATTAATAAAAAGAGCAACTATTTTAATACAGTAGCTGAATTCAGCTATATATGGCAATGTTTTTAAATCcggtttacatatatttttatcattatttatgatGGATTTCACTCCACTGAAGTGTGCAAATTTAGCTCAAAACTAATAAACTTTCAACTTTCACACATTTAACCATGTCAAATGAGAATTTTCCATTACTTTCTATGTTAATTTTTGATGAAATCCATATAAAAAGtgtatttgagaaaaaaacgGAATATGGGGACTTCATGTTATTAATTTGCAGCAGAATGTTATAATTTACTTCAGAACATTAGAGTTTGTAGTTACAGAACAAAAGTTCCTAAGCTAAGTAGGTCTTGCCTCTTTAAACTTTTTTACTCTCACTGCAGTATCATTGCAGTCTCAATTAATTTTGTCTGATTTGAATCCAATTGTTTTGGTTAGTTGTGATGAAAGTATTactttactttaaacatattttatttcaattaaggaaaagggattaggcacaagttattgcaACTTACTAAGGCCTTCTCCcattacacatataaacacatgtatattacatatagaaATAGGCATAAAGTTTGAATGACTACgaaaatttaatacaaacacAATAGTTCACAAgaactttataaatattttaaaatctgttgcTGGATTTTATGAATAAATGCACAAGTCTAAAAATACGACAATTTAGATCTACGGAAAATTGAGTATTACCATACAATAGAAGTTTTAAACTAGGTTCTGTTCCAAAGGCATTTATATGTTGTAGCATAATACGTCTTTCCTGAGCATAAAGGCgacattcaaataaaaagtgAAAGGCATTCTCACATGGATATCCACATGAGCAAGCTGGATCATCAACAAGATTTACACGATACAAATCGTACTTAAGTGGACTACACTGGTGTCTTAGTCTGGTGTGcataatattgaattttcttTCACCCAAACCGAAATAGATAGGTGGGGATGGTTGCACGTTTAAAGCCAaagaatttacaaataaagGTAAAGAAGGTAATGATCGTCCGGATAAATCTAATGAATTCCAACTACGAATAGTAGATGGCATAAAGGAACTATTTGTAAGAGAAAGCCGAAATGGAGGAACtctgtaattattattatttctaagAGGATATCGGTTATTTTCTGCTACTGTAGATGGTAGGAGATCATTCAAATAAATTGGTGTTaagttattttgcattttatataaaagttgGAGTTTTCTTCGATTTCTACGATTTGATAGGGTATCTAAACCtgattcaaaatataaatattcgaTATTTGCATAAGACGGAAGGCCTGTTATGATACGAATGGCCTCCCTTTGGGCTTTCTCCAACAATTCTGATTCGGCTTTGGTGCAACCATCCCATACCTCACATGCATATTCTAAAACTGGTAAGATGAATGATTTGTAAATTCTTAAAAGACATTCACGGCTTAGTAAAAACTTCAATTTTCTTAAAACGTTAATTTTCTTCATAACAGAACTGTATATTGCGTTAATGTGATCTCCCCATTTGGCATTCGAATTAAAATATACTCCGAGATGTTTATGGTTGTCagtaaaaatcaaatttttccCATCAAAGTTCAATTCTAGGTCTTCGTCTAAGTCATtagaattagaaataaatattacatcagTTTTGTCTGGATTAAATGTAACTAGCCAAGTTTTAGACCAAAGATTTAAAGAATTTAGATCCCTATTTAAAACAGTTTCAATTTCAAGACAGGATGACGAAGACATTAGCATAGAGGTATCATCTGCAAAAAGACGAGCAGCTGACTCAAGAACATCggcaatatcatttatatatattaaaaacaaaagtggaCCTAGGATTGAACCTTGGGGAACCCCTGCTAAATTTAAACCCAATTGAGAATATGAATTGTTTAAAAAGACTTTTTGTCGTCTGTGACATAGATAATTTTGTAACCAAGAATGTAACTCTCCACAAATTCCGTATGATTGAAGTTTGACCAGAAGACCCTTATGCCACACCCTATCAAACGCCtttgaaatatcacagaataccatacatacatgtttCTTTTCTTCAAGTGAGATACAGATATTGTGATAAATTTCAAGAAGTTGATACACAGTAGAATGACCACGCATAAAACCCgattgatatttataaaacaaagagTTTTCCATgaagtagttatatatatgtttaaaaattacACGTTCAAATACTTTACCAACGGTAGATAAAAGAGAAATTGGCCTATAATTAGAAGGAGAATGTCGATCACCCTTTTTAAATAGTGGCATAACTTTGGCAATTTTCCAACTAGATGGAAAATTACTGGTCGATAAAgacatattaaaaataatttcaagaggaatacatacagtatgtgaaGTATTTCGTAACATATGATGGCTAATTCCATCTTCACCAGAGGCCTTTCCGAGTTTCAATATTtgtaagatatctttaatttcgTTAATGTTCACTCTTATAGAGCTAAAAGTTTTGTCAGttctttgttctaccaaaggAATAGCAGTGTTAGTATCGTCAACTGTTGTAATATTACAAAAGTAATTGTTTAATAGATTAGCCTTATCTTCATCATTGGTGACAATAGAATTGTTAAGAGAATCTACCAGAGTAGGTATAGATTGTGAAGATCCGGTTGATTTTAGTAATCGTTTAATAAGTCTCCAATAAGATTTTGGATCAGTGGTTGAAAATGCATCAATAATGCCGTTTacgttttcataaaaaaataatcgtGCATGTTTTTTCATGTTGTTTACCTTATTACGTTGTTGCTTAAATTTATTAACGTCCGAAAGAAGCTTGGTTGACCTAGCAATTTTGTGTAATCTATCACGAGTTCTCAAATTAGTTCTTAATTCTGAGGTCATCCAAGGTTTATCATTAGGCCTAAAAGTGACTAATTTAGATGGAATACACAAAtttgcaaaatttaaaaatatatcagtaAAACGATCACAAGCAATATCAACCGAATTACAATTTGAGAAAAGAGCGTTCCAGTTATAATTAGTAATAAGATTATTAAACTTTTCAAAGTCGGCTCTCTTATAAAGCCAAACTTTACGATTAAAAGTGGGTCTAAAAGTACAAGGAATATTAATACTAGCAGTGCAACTATCATGGTCACTGATAGACTTATCAACAGGTATTACAGACGAATCGATACAGGAAAGAGACTGGGATAAGAGAATAGGATCAAGTAGACTGGATCTAGTCGGCCCAATACGAGTTGGTTCATTTATGACATTAGTAATACTAAAAGATCtcattatatcaaaaataatatgattAGTAGATACAGTTAAAAAATCGACATTCAAATCACCAGTTATTATAATATTTGGTGAAATGTCTAAGGCACTATTAATAGATGTACGAAAATTTTCCCAGAAAGGTAAACCAGAATATTCAGGTCTATAAGCAGTGCCAATAATGAAAGAAGAATTCGTTAACTGGACATTAATCCAAATTACTTCATGGCCGGGAAATTCAAGTTCCGTTAATCGGTTTACTTTTAAAAGACTGTTAGTGTAAACTAATATACCTCCACCAGCAAAATTTCTGTCAAGACGAAAAGGTTCATGAAAACCATCAATAAGTAATTCATCTGTAGATACTTGATCATCTAGATGAGTTTctgttaaacaaataatatcatattcatCGGCTATGTCTTTTACACAATCTAATTTATTCCTAACACTTCGTACATTGAGGTGAAATATTGAAAGCTCGTCGGGCCTCGGGCCGGGATTGGACTCTATATCCATATCTTGTAATAAAAGTAGTAGTAAAACTACTGaaaattcaacattttgaaAGCATGAAGAAATAAGCacatttaattgattaattaaccATGAAATATAAAAACGACTTCGGTCTAGCAACCATATAAGCATCTTTAGACTAAAAGATATACACACGAAATACTTCCTCATGCATTTACCGTAGACCTTTGAATAAAAGATACCGATCGCTATTCTGTGACACATGTACGAATTACCCATTATCATACACATAGAAAGAAAATGGTTCAGAACAGCGAATCGGTATCAAAGAAGGGCACTGTGCAATCCAGCAATAGATTTTATTTCTGAGTGTATGTATTGagtacatttgaaaaaaagCCACAATAAGTACATAAAATTTAGACAGATAACATGCAGTAAaaaatgtaagtattacaaATGATTACTTGagattatttaatatttattcacTATTGCAAGCACTAGTTAAAAAATCCACCAGTTTGTGTTCCAGGAACACCAACTTTGGTCAATGGCTGGTACCTGTTTGACCAGTGAGtgacaaaatatgttttatgatgAAATAATTCTATCTAGCCACTGCAAGTCTTTGTCATTTACAGGTTTCCATCAGAAACTAATATTGGTGAGCCAGGAACATCAGCATCAGATGCAATTGAGGAAGAAATTGGTGGTGAGTTATTTAAACAGTACAAGACAGTATATGTACTTTCGAAATTTATCCTAATGTCACTTTTTTTTATGTGAGGAGTTTAAATTTGCTTCCAGCAGGACAGTGATTTGTTATACACTCAGGTATGGTAAAATCAatcactcttcatagatggaagggtcttaaggtgctttacctaaattgtgaatttcacgACTCTTGGTTCTCACGTTTGCCCTaggggaaggggtaaactttactatagtttctAAAGGAAATTCACATacttgactatcatttgtttgatttcttttggaattcattctaacttagtTATCATTATCAGCATTAGATGAGATGCGAAGCAGTTCATAActaatttgtctcaagacctattgaggtttatatccccatacacctcaacataactttattcaatccttatatttatattttttggatatatttttgtataatattttgtccttgacaaatagggacttctgcaagtctaccacagaacttacgaaaatgtacgtcatcactcttcgtttacatatggttattactttcaggatttctttcgtgaacaaactttaTATCGATTTAagacaaatattattttaatgaaatttatttcatataaatatcacttttgtaaaggaattaaaaaatatagtcccCTACTTTTAGaatgacaaatgtattcctgcgctggacttgatatagttcattaaaaaaatgactTGAGTTAATTGTGGTAGGTTCATagagtctgaattgagtggaaatataaatattcccTAGAGAATGAAAACACCTTTAGTGTGATAGCAGTCTGATCAATGCATAATATAGGACACATGTCATCACGCTACCGTCAAACCTCAGCCATTCCTCGTGCCCATTACaccacttatatatataattagctaGAAACTTTCGCTCCCGCTTTTCCTaatacaactgtacatgtactgttgttttGAGCTTGAATTGGAAATATCAGAACTTTTACGCTTTAAAGCCTTGCCCAACAATGTACCGTGAACATATTTCAATGGCTGAAACATCACCCGGAAGTTATGATAGAAACTATAATAAACAGCCTGTATGAATTCCGGACCGGACATTTGGTCTGGCGATACTTATTACCAAATCGGACCGACGACAGTTTTACTGGATATGTCCGTCGGTCCGACGTAGTTTGGCACACACTGGGACCATGGTACATTTATTTTgcaaataatcaataaaatatataaacaccaTTTTTTTCCCTGTTACACGGAATCCAAAACATTTccaaatatttgatttaaatgaatttcaaTTCTTTCAATTCTAAACAGTCACTTGGTGAAAGTGTTAAAAAAAGAATCTGCTGCCATGCTTGTTTTGGGTGATATTAATTACCGCACAGAAAACCAGAAATGGCCTGATCAGGATATCCTTGGCCTACCATGATGCAAGAAAGAAATACTGAGAACCAAACTGTACAATTTACAAAGCGATATATCATCCCACAGATTATTGTTGCAACATTATCATATCCAACATTCATGAAAGGACAATATAATTAAATAGAATGTGATGCAATGAGCAATGAACAATTTAATGAATCTGATGTAACAAAAAATTAACCTATATGAGTGACCCATATGCTTCCACATATATTTTCAGAAAAGTCTGTTCTTACAGTAACCTTCAAGAATTCAAGATAAAAACATTGGCAAAAATCCAAGAGGCCACATTGAACTTGAATGATCCATCAGAAATCTGGTAGTATGTGGTCAGGTACGAgttgatcatgcatattgagAAAGTTGAAGTATTAGTGCTTCTATGTTCAGAAAATTTTGTTGTAAAGGTTTACATGAATGTGTGAACATGAAACGTTCATGAAAAATACTGTTAGAccaattttaaatgtttaaggTACGTCTTCCCCttcaacaaaatgtaacaaGAAGTAGAGGCCAAttggccttaatggtcatctgactataagactctatcatatgtggttcatgtaggatagggatattccaccctctgggtcacaaaatgtggtaaaacctgAGGCTCCtccgagggttttaccacattttgtgacccgagagggtgaaatatccctatcctacatgaaccacatatgattgtTACAtttctctcattccccaacctaaaatatgcaaaaataggcactatctgtcgatagctttctcagatagacgccattttttctcaatccaaactttttttctactgcatataataaaaaaagaacagcgccaatcgatttaccataccccatTTATGCAAACATcgtttgctgttctaaaaacgaaggaaatcattcatttccacagtctaacgttgtttcagcagccttgtcattgcaagcgaagccaaattacttgatgtcggccaagctagtgtgtcctttcgcgtgaaaatatagttccatattttattaataaaaaacaataaaagaacgtgtttttttacataatttatatcataaataaaaaaaattattatctgattacatatcttaattcaatgtattgttgaaatgtttaatagatagatctactttcggttcggcgacctacttttgtatcattgcgcgcgtgtggctatcctacaccggaagcgaggtaatacacacacagcaagcataggtgtatttacctggacagaccagtatgataccgggAGGGGTGAGAGAAAAACACTTACAGCAGTACAGCAATTAGGCTACTTATGATTGCCCTCTCTCTATATTTCACAACAAATTTGGAtgaaatccaccaaaaggttaagAAGGAGTATATAGGATTTTAAAGCTAAATTTTAGCAAAATTCCCCTTTTTGGGCCCGCCCCTCTGTCTCTAGGGGtcggaccagcctcatttatataaaatatgatcacccttcctaaatgatgtttcaaaccaaatttggtagttAACCACCCATTGGTTAAGGAGTAGTAGTGCTTCAAAATAAAAAGTCTTACGCACTGCAGAAGACATAAGATAATGGATGGAACAaagatgacctaaaaactggAACAGCCCTAACATTTTATGACTTTTGTAACTGTGAACTGTGAACTATGTACCTTCCAAATACTTGGTGCATGGAAAAGGACTGTAGCATGGATTTCGTCGCAACATGGTTGGCAATAATATGCCAAATGACTGCAGTCCTTACACCTTATAATTTCATCAGTCTGCTGACCACACCGACAACAATAGAATGTTGAAGGTGATAGCTCTTCAGTACGTACAGCCAGCAGCTTCTCTCGTACAGCTTTCCAGGAATCCGATAGCTGCTTCCTCTTCTGGCTATACTTTCTATTGCTGCCAGATGCAActataaaagaaaaaagaaaacaagatgTATAACATGAATGCTTATATCAAAACCATATCAAGATACAATTAAGTCATTTATGTGAACAGTTATGAATATACTTGGGTTAAAGTTGACAGTCATCTTTTAGTATGCCAATTCGGAGGGAAATGGCTAAGGGGGAAGAGACCTGCACTCTGTTAACCATTATTTGGCATGCAGATAATATTAATGTCTGAAAAAGACCTGTTTTACAGAAGCAAACAAGAAAACCTTACGACACAAGCATCAAAGTGGGGCCAAAATAAATTGGAGTTGAAATAATCTGTTATTACTAAGCTGAACTGTGAACTTCAGAAGTTTCGCCCCTTTTTCTGGCAAAGATTGTCATTCACAAATGACCTTATATTAGCTGTTGCGTGAAGCCAAGACCTCGACTCAATCCCTAGTGATGTAGCATCGGATAGAAATCCAGAATTGATTGTTGTTTCAAACTGGATACCCTTGCTAATGAAGTTAACCGATTATTAAAACGActgaatttgaatttaaatttccATGAAAATTCAGGCTTTCTGTCATGTAGCcatatttcaattctgtaacTCTAAAACAAAACTTAATGTCTCAATTGAGTGCAATTGGTTATATTGAAACATGGGGTCTTTAACTACGGTATGCACTTTACGTAGGTATGACAATTTTTACCAATTAGAACCTGTAAAACCTAATTAAGACTATCAAAGGAACTGATAAATGCTTATGCTTCATGTTGGATGAAATTATCATGAACTGTTTGAGAGCTTCGCCCAAGacagtggattttttttttttccaaagggAAAAAATGCTGTAAAATAGAAGGGAGAGTTATGGTTCTTATGCACTGCACTCCGCCTTGTTGTGCTTATCATGTAtatgaaagtttgataaaattCTCATGAATGGTTTGAGTTATGCTACAGACAAGGgaaaatgatttttgaaaaagGGCAATTATTCTGTAAAGAAAGAAGAGAGAGTTATGGTTCTTGCGCACTCCACTCTATGCCTTGATGGGCTTAtcatgtatatgaaatttgataaaatgatCATGAATGGTTTCAGAGTTATGTCCTGACAAAGTGGTAACAGATTTTTCGGGGAgcaaaaaattgttttgatgGGATGAGGCTCAACATCCTCAGTACATCACTATCCAATATCTTTTCTTCTGAGTTATTTAATTTGCAGCATCTGCAAAACCTAAAATCATGATATATTAGTGGTGTTCCGATTAATCGAGTTCGTCGAGTATCACTTGTTTGAGACGTTTGATCAATTAATCGAGTAAGAAATAAGTAATCGAGTTTCGTCGGAAGTGCCCTACTtcaggttttatgaaaatatattcgCCGATTTCAGATAAACATCCGCAAGTTCAGCTTGACAATGTCTAGGCCTACAACAGTCGCCTGCGGGAAATGGTTATgcttgtatcatacaaaatcaagcGTCGCAATAACTGGTACAGTGTTGTAATACTAGGAGGAATGCAAACGTACCGATGACTAAGATTTTGTTTGTGAGAACATAAGCGACTAGCTATAAAAGCAACGTCAATGTATACGACCTTCTTCCCGGTAAACGCACAGGGTCTAttttatggaaacattttggtttttaatgaaaacaagaagcATTAGGTCTGTTAAGTACGGATACcttaaatatgacaaaaactatttataaaatgtgcagaaagtcGTATTCCTTCAATGGTAAGTCACAGTtctacttttgttttcaaagtataTTAGACTTTCGATAACGGATGGATTAAAGCATTTTACAGCCCGTGCAAAAACTTCCAATGAGCTAAATACTCCAATGAACAatccttttgttgttgttttttatgtgttggataaaattattaaaaaaaacaattttggttcatttttatctgtgtaataaacaaatgaacacacaggaagatagtatacatgtagctatataggtataacagttattagttactgaaattgttgttgaaagcatttcacaaaatattgagacatgaatacaaaatatacatttggaaattaatcgattttaatcgatcatcgatcggttacacacaagtgatgatcgatcacaaaaattcaaccgattcccaacactatgatatatatatgttatatatcataaaaagtAATAATATCATACCATTTCCTAAGTCATCAACTTGATTGTTGTCCGGAACAACAAGTGGCACATCACTACATCTTCCTTCATTTTTTGTACTTGTATTGCAAGAAGACCCCTGATATCGGAAATACTCCACTCGTCTTCCAGAGCTATCATACACAAACCTTTTATATTTTGGCCCCTTTCGTGCAAATCTTCGTCGCATTTTTCAAATCTGAAACATAGAGATCATCGCTTATTCAATATATCCATTCATTATTGATTAGTGTAAGGACTGGGACTATTTACTTTTGAAGTAAACCGAAAGTAAAAATTACTCTCTCAGTCCAGTGTGAAAGAGTTACCAGTATTATAATTGCAATGGGTTTGTGGGTTTCATCCAGTACCCCAATCTTCCTCTGCACTGTCGTCTTAATTGCATCTATTTTTGATTCTTACAAACTTGGCAATAATATCTTAGTTTCAAACTGGGCAATAATAGGCAAAATGCAACATCATTATTATATAGCCTGCTCATGGCCAAGACGCAGTCATCCCTAAAGCAAATGCCGTGCAACTTATTTGTATACTGGTACATTGTGGTAAGTTGATATATCGACTTATCGTAATAGCAATGATCATTATTGGTGATAATAAAGCAGATCACAAGCACTTGCCTCAGGACAGGACCAACAACGTATCTAGGCCTAAACTCAAGTCATATCATATTACACTTTCCGGcagatttttttattagatactgtattatatattcaGAATGCggacgtcacattatataacgTTGAAGCTTTAAAGTCATAGAATTTAGGCCTAGGCCCATGCGATGGATTTATCTGTTGGGCAGAGTCAAGTGCTATGAATAGATGAAGATTATTCCTTTATCCTTACCTGGTCATGTTATCGGGACTTATCTGCCTCTTTTTCAGATACCGTTGGCGTGGAGCGGTCTGTCCtctattatataaatacatgtggtCAAAAACCACAATGGCGTACACAACGCTGAATCATAAATGAATGGCGCGCACGGGCCTAGTTTATAACCTACCTCTTTGCATTGAAGAGTTCAACATCCCAGTATCCATCCCGTGTTCTGCTTGAAGTGTTAACACCAATACCGCACGGTATACACGGTATCCCGTGTTACGCTTCCTAGCGGCTAACCCCACTAACACAATACCGCTTGAAACGTATAACCTCAGTCGTATCGGGTGCCATAACAGTCAGTccgttcaacctgtgacgtcatggactgaagagttccaaatcagcgtgactgaccgatacgctgattagcagtcgaccgacaggtgcaaatcgcgtacttcgatgtgcgatatctcggcactcggccaaccgtttttgatgcggtttgcgacattcttctttggtggttacaaagaataacatatttgattatcgtttttcgttcagggtacactttaagttACCGATAACTACTGACGGATAAACGTATGCTTTATACGTCAATACGATTCACGTTAATTTGTTCCACATCTGACGGGACTACTTTCAACTTGACCATCAACTTTGACCTGAATTTGTAACTGCTCTGTCGTAATCGCCAAAACTGAATCTGCTTGTTTTGTTTAGCAAAAAAGTGCATGATGTAAGTAAATACCGAATTCtaacaattataatattacagtGCTAGAAAGCACCTTGCTTAAAAACTTCGCGATGCCAATGTTCCACCAACAGACATCATGCAGATTAGCggacataaacatgtacaagCTATAGTAAACTGCAGCTCCATCTCAGAAACACAACAAAGAGCATATTCAAAGATATGGATTATTAATTCAATGTTTTATGGCGCAACACTCCACATAAATAATTTGAACATTTAAACACAAGCCAAAATAACAATCCGTTGTTGTATTTTATGTAGATATATCAATGACTTTCAGATGTGGCCGGGCTTACAAGTTGTCATAGTAACGTTAGGCCTACGTCACAGTGCTCGAGCTGTTGTCAAAGCCTGGCACACGTTTGTGTCTGATGTCTGCGAATTCTAAATCGTTTTGTTGATCGTTGTTTTAAACATATCGTGAATTAAATGGGATCGCC
This DNA window, taken from Pecten maximus chromosome 3, xPecMax1.1, whole genome shotgun sequence, encodes the following:
- the LOC117323311 gene encoding uncharacterized protein LOC117323311, translated to MRRRFARKGPKYKRFVYDSSGRRVEYFRYQGSSCNTSTKNEGRCSDVPLVVPDNNQVDDLGNVASGSNRKYSQKRKQLSDSWKAVREKLLAVRTEELSPSTFYCCRCGQQTDEIIRCKDCSHLAYYCQPCCDEIHATVLFHAPSIWKVHSSQFTVTKVIKC